From Streptomyces sp. NBC_01460, a single genomic window includes:
- a CDS encoding PTS transporter subunit EIIC: MATEDKNRATAAAILPLVGGAANVSSIAHCMTRLRLGLHDRSLVDDEALKAIPAVMGVVEDDTYQIVLGPGTVARVTPEFEQLVEEGKASGTPAPVHTAEELADKGAALKAQQKAKNATPFKLFLRKIANIFVPLIPALIGCGIIAGLNGLLVNLGWLPSVTPALAAMASGFMALIAVFVGYNTAKEFGGTPILGGAVAAIIVFPGVANIDAFGQTLSPGQGGVLGALGAAVLAVYVEKWCRRWVPEALDVLVTPTLTVLISGLVTIFGLMYVAGELSSAIGTFADWLLSTGGAGAGFLLGGLFLPLVMLGLHQALIPIHTTLIEQQGFTVLLPILAMAGAGQVGAAAAVYLRLPRNESIRRTIRSAMPAGLLGVGEPLIYGVSLPLGRPFITACVGGAFGGGFVGLFNQLGDSVGSTAIGPSGWALFPLLDGNHGLGSTIAIYAGGLVVGYVAGFVATYFFGFSKALLTEFNVSQEQSPSTVAATGPAAASGSGDAPAKEPAGV, translated from the coding sequence ATGGCTACTGAAGACAAGAACCGCGCCACTGCCGCCGCGATCCTGCCGCTCGTCGGTGGCGCTGCGAACGTCAGCTCGATCGCCCACTGCATGACCCGGCTCCGGCTGGGCCTGCACGACCGCTCCCTCGTCGACGACGAGGCCCTCAAGGCGATTCCCGCCGTGATGGGCGTGGTCGAGGACGACACCTACCAGATCGTCCTCGGGCCGGGCACCGTCGCCCGGGTCACCCCGGAGTTCGAACAGCTCGTCGAGGAGGGCAAGGCGTCCGGGACGCCCGCGCCCGTCCACACCGCCGAGGAGCTGGCCGACAAGGGCGCCGCACTCAAGGCTCAGCAGAAGGCGAAGAACGCCACGCCCTTCAAGCTGTTCCTGCGCAAGATCGCGAACATCTTCGTCCCGCTGATCCCCGCCCTGATCGGCTGCGGCATCATCGCCGGCCTCAACGGCCTGCTGGTGAACCTCGGCTGGCTGCCCTCGGTCACCCCCGCGCTGGCGGCGATGGCGTCCGGCTTCATGGCCCTGATCGCGGTCTTCGTCGGCTACAACACGGCGAAGGAGTTCGGCGGTACGCCGATCCTCGGCGGTGCGGTCGCGGCGATCATCGTCTTCCCCGGCGTCGCGAACATCGACGCCTTCGGCCAGACCCTCTCCCCCGGCCAGGGCGGCGTTCTCGGCGCCCTCGGCGCTGCGGTCCTCGCGGTGTACGTCGAGAAGTGGTGCCGCCGCTGGGTCCCCGAGGCGCTGGACGTCCTGGTCACCCCGACGCTCACGGTGCTGATCTCCGGGCTCGTCACGATCTTCGGCCTGATGTACGTGGCCGGTGAGCTCTCCTCCGCCATCGGTACGTTCGCCGACTGGCTGCTCTCCACGGGCGGCGCGGGCGCGGGCTTCCTGCTGGGCGGCCTGTTCCTGCCGCTGGTGATGCTGGGCCTGCACCAGGCCCTGATCCCGATCCACACGACGCTGATCGAGCAGCAGGGCTTCACGGTCCTGCTCCCGATCCTCGCGATGGCCGGAGCGGGCCAGGTCGGCGCCGCGGCCGCGGTCTACCTCCGCCTCCCCCGCAACGAGTCGATCCGCAGGACCATCCGGTCCGCCATGCCCGCGGGCCTGCTGGGTGTCGGCGAACCCCTGATCTACGGCGTCTCGCTCCCCCTGGGCCGCCCGTTCATCACGGCCTGTGTGGGCGGCGCGTTCGGCGGCGGCTTCGTGGGCCTGTTCAACCAGCTCGGCGACTCGGTCGGCTCGACGGCCATCGGCCCGTCCGGCTGGGCCCTGTTCCCGCTTCTCGACGGCAACCACGGCCTCGGCTCCACGATCGCGATCTACGCGGGCGGCCTGGTCGTCGGCTACGTCGCGGGATTCGTCGCCACGTACTTCTTCGGCTTCAGCAAGGCGCTGCTGACGGAGTTCAACGTCTCCCAGGAGCAGTCCCCCTCCACGGTCGCCGCCACCGGCCCGGCCGCGGCGTCGGGCTCGGGCGACGCCCCGGCGAAGGAACCGGCGGGCGTCTGA
- a CDS encoding PRC-barrel domain-containing protein: MSDNLWGYQPTSGHTAGADLTGFSVEATDGSIGKVDKHSDEVGSAYLVVDTGVWIFGKDVLLPAGTVKGIDTEHKKVFVDLTKDQIKDSPEFDKHKHAGDPGYHAQVGTYYDSYRIT; this comes from the coding sequence ATGAGCGACAACCTGTGGGGCTATCAGCCCACGAGCGGTCACACCGCGGGCGCCGACCTGACCGGATTCTCGGTCGAGGCGACGGACGGCAGCATCGGCAAGGTCGACAAGCACTCCGACGAGGTGGGCTCCGCCTACCTGGTCGTCGACACCGGCGTCTGGATCTTCGGCAAGGACGTGCTCCTGCCGGCCGGCACGGTCAAGGGCATCGACACCGAGCACAAGAAGGTGTTCGTCGACCTGACCAAGGACCAGATCAAGGACTCCCCGGAGTTCGACAAGCACAAGCATGCGGGTGACCCGGGGTATCACGCCCAGGTCGGCACGTACTACGACAGCTACCGCATCACGTGA
- a CDS encoding DUF5670 family protein — MVPLLLVLLLALILFGAGFALKALWWIAVIVLVIWLVGFFARSTTGGKRGRWYRW, encoded by the coding sequence ATGGTTCCCCTGCTTCTCGTTCTTCTGCTCGCCCTGATCCTTTTCGGTGCCGGTTTCGCACTCAAGGCACTCTGGTGGATCGCCGTCATCGTGCTGGTGATCTGGCTGGTCGGATTCTTCGCCCGGTCGACCACCGGCGGCAAGCGTGGCCGGTGGTACCGCTGGTAG
- a CDS encoding DUF5955 family protein, translating to MTSTPPGDGRGIHVSGHATFTGNAQTGDHSSAEFVGNAPGAGPEGDSDDVLRLREAVDALRVRLRALDPAELPSAEGSAAESALAEVEDALPQPDEAGRGRVRNAVFTLTGALASVASLSESIRALREAAAPWF from the coding sequence ATGACGAGCACACCGCCGGGAGACGGACGCGGAATCCACGTGAGCGGCCACGCCACGTTCACCGGGAACGCCCAGACCGGCGACCACAGCAGCGCGGAGTTCGTCGGCAACGCCCCGGGAGCCGGTCCGGAAGGTGACTCGGACGACGTCCTGCGCCTGCGGGAAGCCGTCGACGCGCTGCGCGTACGCCTCCGCGCCCTGGACCCGGCCGAGCTGCCCTCCGCCGAGGGATCGGCTGCGGAATCGGCCCTGGCCGAGGTGGAGGACGCACTCCCACAGCCGGACGAGGCAGGGCGGGGCCGCGTGCGGAACGCGGTCTTCACCCTCACCGGCGCGCTCGCCTCGGTCGCTTCGCTCTCCGAGTCGATCAGGGCGCTGCGCGAGGCGGCGGCCCCCTGGTTCTGA
- a CDS encoding Uma2 family endonuclease, translated as MTAAMVESDQGSEGRPWDYLLRTWQELDVPEGWRAEIDEGQIVLVPPPHAHHNGIAEMVQRVLYRGLPDELGIYQTLGVHVAPLDKLYVPDLVVMPRELIAAADPERSDPLDASEGLLIVEITSQGNAREDRTKKYRAYARAGVPMYLLLDRFDTRGAMATLFTEPNEDGTYKHSEAVPFGKPLPLPDPFDVTLLTADFPV; from the coding sequence ATGACCGCCGCGATGGTCGAAAGCGATCAGGGCTCTGAAGGCCGCCCGTGGGACTACCTGCTGCGCACCTGGCAGGAACTGGACGTGCCCGAGGGGTGGCGCGCCGAGATCGACGAAGGGCAGATCGTCTTGGTACCGCCGCCTCACGCGCACCACAACGGCATCGCCGAAATGGTGCAGCGCGTTCTTTACAGGGGCCTCCCCGATGAGCTGGGGATCTACCAGACGCTCGGTGTGCACGTCGCGCCTCTCGACAAGCTGTACGTACCGGACCTCGTCGTGATGCCGAGAGAGCTGATCGCCGCCGCCGACCCGGAGAGAAGCGACCCTCTGGACGCGTCCGAGGGGCTTCTGATCGTCGAGATCACCTCTCAGGGCAACGCCCGCGAGGACAGGACGAAGAAGTACCGTGCCTACGCCCGCGCCGGGGTCCCCATGTACCTGCTGCTGGACAGGTTCGACACCCGTGGGGCGATGGCGACGCTGTTCACCGAGCCCAACGAGGACGGGACGTACAAGCACAGCGAGGCCGTGCCCTTCGGGAAGCCGCTCCCGCTGCCCGACCCCTTCGACGTCACCCTGCTCACCGCCGACTTCCCGGTCTGA